One genomic region from Mytilus trossulus isolate FHL-02 chromosome 9, PNRI_Mtr1.1.1.hap1, whole genome shotgun sequence encodes:
- the LOC134684956 gene encoding uncharacterized protein K02A2.6-like, whose protein sequence is MAASLPNFPSFPVHENNAEIRWRKWISRLENLFIGLNIKDSKRQRALLLHYAGEDVNEVFDTLDNTGEDVDAAKQKLTAYFAPKKNTEYEIYKFRQAKQTSDETIDSFHTRLRQLAVNCEFTETSKEVKSQIIQGCHSTRLRRKALREDTTLEGLISSARALELSEKQASEIEQSDKQSANAVRKGVGKRRNGPRFLQTQTDQNVKKRTTGTCRNCGGDFPHANKKYCDKVQKGQPKINVKINNSNVDILIDTGSSINVIDESTFENIKCKPKLSHADTKVFAYGSDKNLKLMGKFHATIETDHKIKTAPVYAMKGRYGNLLCYDTSVDLSIVPVISAVADKHEILCNKYSDVFNGIGKLKDEKVEIHIDGSIRPVIQPHRRIPFHIRKQVEAELEKLEKQDIIEKVDGPTPWVSPIVLAHKPKNKNEIRLCVDMREPNKAILRSRHITPTLDDMILDLNGSKVFSKMDLRSGYHQLELNEESRNITTFTTHVGLRRYKRLSFSVSSAAELTKQDSKWEWTSEQQESFDKLKNELVADRVMSYFDPNKETMLIVDASPVGLAGLLIQNGKIIAYASRSLTDVETRYSQTEKEALAIYKPGKVNAADYLSRHPTPNTSIACKHSQLAEEYVRYLTDNAVPKAMTLNEIAESTQKDKDLQTVITALKSNRWDKYESNTLDTFSRLRYELTIVPVNDMEIILHDNRIVIPKELQMRVIDLAHEGHQGIVRTKQLLREKVYFPGIDKLVEQTCKSCIPCLASTPKNVFEPLQMSEIPNNVWENLSMDFCGPFPNGYYVMVIIDEYSRYPVIETLTSLTAKSVIPLLDKTFSIFGIPKERKTDNGPPFNSGEFRNFADNMGFKHRKITPLWPRANAESERFMRTIGKAIRAAQTEHRSWKQEIHTFLRNYRATPHSTTNVSPAELLFGRKINTKMQNSSINNQADSEVRKEDHKNKIKMKSYFEKKHSVKVPDFTVGDTVLVKQEKKDKLSTPYNPQPLTIKNKKGSMITATNEQQKDITRNSSHFKKVGKSNIMTDEEIEEIIDDDIPNTPLRRSSRAKQTSKHLDDYVR, encoded by the exons ATGGCTGCATCTTTGCCAAATTTTCCGAGTTTTCCGGTACATGAAAACAATGCTGAAATAAGGTGGCGTAAATGGATAAGTAGACTTGAAAATTTATTCATTGGATTAAACATAAAGGACAGCAAACGACAAAGAGCACTCTTGCTGCATTACGCTGGAGAAGATGTCAACGAAGTCTTTGATACCCTTGATAATACAGGAGAAGACGTTGATGCCGCTAAACAGAAGTTAACCGCTTACTTTGCTCCGAAAAAGAATACAGAATACGAAATCTACAAATTTAGGCAAGCCAAACAAACATCTGATGAAACTATCGACAGTTTTCACACGAGACTACGCCAGCTAGCTGTAAACTGTGAATTTACTGAAACATCTAAAGAAGTAAAATCGCAAATTATCCAAGGTTGTCATTCAACTAGACTAAGACGAAAGGCTCTTAGGGAAGACACGACCCTTGAAGGATTAATTTCATCAGCCAGAGCGTTAGAACTTTCCGAAAAACAGGCATCAGAAATTGAACAATCAGACAAACAATCCGCAAATGCTGTTAGAAAAGGAGTTGGAAAACGTAGAAACGGACCACGATTTCTACAGACACAAACTGACCAAAACGTAAAGAAAAGAACTACTGGTACTTGCAGAAACTGTGGAGGTGACTTTCCACATGCAAACAA AAAATACTGTGATAAAGTACAGAAAGGACAACCGAAAATAAACGTGAAAATCAATAATTCTAATGTGgatattttaattgatacaGGATCAAGTATTAATGTTATTGATGAAAGCACATTCGAGAACATCAAGTGTAAACCCAAACTTTCTCACGCTGACACTAAAGTCTTCGCATATGGATCAGacaaaaacttgaaattaatgGGAAAATTTCACGCTACGATAGAGACTGACCATAAAATAAAAACCGCACCGGTGTATGCGATGAAAGGAAGATACGGGAATTTATTGTGCTATGACACATCTGTTGACTTAAGCATAGTGCCAGTCATTTCGGCAGTAGCAgataaacatgaaatattatgcAATAAATATAGCGATGTGTTCAATGGAATTGGAaaattaaaagatgaaaaagttGAAATTCATATTGATGGAAGTATAAGACCAGTAATACAACCACATAGGCGTATACCGTTTCACATTCGAAAGCAGGTAGAAGCAGAACTCGAGAAACTCGAAAAACAGGATATAATAGAAAAGGTGGATGGACCAACACCTTGGGTGTCCCCGATAGTTTTGGCCCATAAACCGAAAAACAAGAACGAAATTCGATTATGCGTGGATATGAGGGAACCGAACAAAGCTATTTTGCGTTCACGTCATATTACACCAACACTCGATGATATGATCTTGGATTTAAACGGATCTAAAGTATTCTCGAAAATGGACCTTCGAAGTGGATATCATCAATTGGAGTTAAACGAAGAATCCCGGAACATCACAACCTTCACGACACACGTAGGATTGCGGAGATATAAACGACTCAGTTTTAGTGTTTCATCAGCCGCAGA ATTAACAAAGCAGGATTCTAAATGGGAATGGACATCTGAACAACAGGAATCATTTGACAAGCTAAAGAATGAACTTGTTGCTGACCGTGTGATGTCATACTTTGACCCTAACAAAGAAACAATGTTGATAGTAGATGCAAGTCCCGTTGGATTAGCTGGATTATTAAtacaaaatggaaaaattatcgcatACGCAAGCCGATCATTGACAGACGTTGAAACACGCTATTCGCAAACAGAAAAGGAAGCATTAGCAATT TATAAACCAGGAAAGGTGAACGCAGCTGATTATTTATCAAGACATCCGACACCGAATACATCAATCGCATGTAAACATTCTCAATTAGCTGAAGAATATGTCCGATATTTAACTGACAACGCTGTGCCGAAGGCAATGACCCTTAATGAGATAGCTGAAAGTACACAAAAAGATAAAGATCTGCAAACCGTAATTACTGCATTAAAATCAAACAGGTGGGACAAGTATGAGAGTAATACGCTAGATACATTCTCAAGATTAAGATACGAATTAACAATCGTTCCCGTTAATGATATGGAGATCATACTTCATGATAATAGAATTGTCATTCCGAAAGAGTTACAGATGCGTGTAATTGACCTTGCACATGAAGGACATCAGGGCATAGTACGTACAAAACAGTTATTACGTGAAAAGGTATACTTCCCTGGAATAGACAAACTAGTAGAACAAACGTGTAAATCATGTATACCATGTTTAGCGTCAACCCCGAAAAATGTTTTCGAACCGTTACAAATGTCTGAGATACCGAATAATGTATGGGAGAATCTCAGCATGGACTTTTGTGGACCATTTCCGAATGGATATTACGTTATGGTAATAATTGATGAATACTCAAGGTATCCTGTAATAGAAACCTTAACCAGTTTAACCGCAAAATCTGTCATACCTCTATTAGACAAAACTTTCTCAATTTTTGGAATACCGAAAGAACGGAAAACAGACAACGGACCGCCGTTTAATTCAGGAGAGTTCCGAAATTTTGCAGATAACATGGGTTTTAAGCACCGCAAAATAACTCCGTTATGGCCTCGCGCTAACGCGGAAAGTGAAAGATTCATGAGAACTATAGGGAAAGCAATTCGTGCAGCTCAAACGGAACATCGCAGTTGGAAGCAAGAAATACACACATTTCTTCGCAATTATAGAGCAACACCACACTCAACAACTAACGTGTCCCCGGCAGAACTTTTATTTGGAAGGAAGATCAATACAAAAATGCAGAACAGTTCAATAAATAACCAAGCCGACAGTGAAGTTCGAAAAGAAGAccacaagaacaaaattaaaatgaaatcataCTTCGAGAAAAAACATTCAGTAAAAGTACCTGATTTTACAGTAGGAGATACCGTACTAGTTAAACAGGAAAAGAAAGATAAACTATCTACCCCGTACAATCCTCAACCATTAACAATTAAGAATAAAAAGGGTAGTATGATTACGGCAACGAACGAACAACAAAAAGATATCACTCGCAATTCGTCACACTTCAAAAAGGTTGGGAAATCTAACATAATGACGGATGAGGAAATAGAAGAAATCATTGATGATGACATACCAAACACACCATTGAGAAGATCATCACGAGCAAAACAAACATCGAAACATCTCGATGATTATGTACGTTAA